In Methanofastidiosum sp., the genomic window CAGTAATAATCCTCCCATCCCTGCTCGTAATCATCTGCTTGTTCTTCTGGAACTTTAGAATGCGTCATTTCTATTTCAGTTCCACCTTGGGCTTTCTTTAATTTTAGTTCAAATATCGATGGAGGATAACCCTTCGGCCATTCCGTAGTGCTCCATTCCTGGACTATCTTTTTCCCCTTTTCAAGTTCAACATATTTGCCAAAGATGTACCCATCCCACGCGGTGAACTTGCCCCCTACCTTGGGATCGGATGTTGCTTTGGAGCCTGTAAAAACCGAATGCTTATTTTCGTCTATAATTGCCCCATATACATCATCTGGATCTGCTGGGATGATAACTTTTTGTTTCAATGTTTTAAACTTAAATTCCAAGTTTTTCACTTCTCCTCTTGAAATTTCAGTGATGCAGAATTCATACAATATCTCTTTCCAGTCGGCCTAGGTCCATCATCAAATACATGCCCTAGATGCCCGCCACATTTACTGCAAGTAACTTCAGTCCTAACCATTCCATAATCTAAATCTTCATGTTCGTCTACATTGCCCTTGGCAGAAGCTTCAGTAAAGCTTGGCCACCCCGTTCCAGAATCAAATTTAGAATCAGAATCAAATAGCTCAACTCCACATCCGGCACAAACATACTTTCCTTTCTTTTTATTATCTACATATTTTC contains:
- a CDS encoding SRPBCC family protein: MKNLEFKFKTLKQKVIIPADPDDVYGAIIDENKHSVFTGSKATSDPKVGGKFTAWDGYIFGKYVELEKGKKIVQEWSTTEWPKGYPPSIFELKLKKAQGGTEIEMTHSKVPEEQADDYEQGWEDYYWKPLKEYFKK
- the msrB gene encoding peptide-methionine (R)-S-oxide reductase MsrB, with the protein product MKEKVKLTEEEWKKKLTPEEYHILREKGTERPFTGKYVDNKKKGKYVCAGCGVELFDSDSKFDSGTGWPSFTEASAKGNVDEHEDLDYGMVRTEVTCSKCGGHLGHVFDDGPRPTGKRYCMNSASLKFQEEK